One Sphaerisporangium krabiense DNA segment encodes these proteins:
- a CDS encoding ABC transporter permease: MKLSATRDGTRDDPAEPQAAPVAKKGHPVRRRLAGHLVRGLVMIWVVTTISFVIIRNIPGDPVRGQYEALIERGMSPEQAERATAVLYGFLPTGTLWEQYVGYMKALLHLDLGQSLSTPGTEVTTLLGSAASWTILPVLGGTLLSFLLGVTLGVYAGIKRAGKLGDLLTISGSLLHGVPQYVLGLLMLAIFTTLWPILPAGGPVDVEFPPGLNGPYLASLVQHATLPVLTYALASYGGWVLAMKSSVATVLGDDFILAAELRGLSRWVLFRYVARNAILPLFTILALSLGMLFGGAIFIERIFNYPGLGLLLVDSIGARDYALMGGAFLVTTIAVVIANIAADLLYTVIDPRVRTGGAA; encoded by the coding sequence ATGAAGCTTTCCGCGACCCGCGACGGCACCCGGGACGACCCGGCGGAGCCGCAGGCCGCCCCGGTGGCGAAGAAGGGCCATCCGGTCAGGCGCCGGCTCGCCGGCCACCTGGTCAGGGGGCTCGTCATGATCTGGGTGGTCACCACGATCAGCTTCGTGATCATCCGCAACATCCCCGGCGACCCCGTCCGGGGACAGTACGAGGCGCTGATCGAGCGGGGCATGTCCCCCGAGCAGGCCGAGCGCGCCACCGCCGTGCTGTACGGCTTCCTGCCCACCGGCACGCTGTGGGAGCAGTACGTCGGCTACATGAAGGCGCTGCTCCACCTGGACCTCGGCCAGTCGCTCAGCACGCCCGGCACCGAGGTGACCACGCTGCTCGGCTCCGCCGCCTCGTGGACGATCCTGCCCGTGCTCGGCGGCACGCTGCTCAGCTTCCTGCTGGGGGTGACCCTCGGCGTCTACGCGGGCATCAAGCGCGCGGGCAAGCTCGGCGACCTGCTGACCATCTCCGGCTCGCTGCTGCACGGCGTGCCGCAGTACGTGCTGGGCCTGCTGATGCTGGCCATCTTCACGACGCTGTGGCCGATCCTGCCCGCGGGCGGCCCGGTCGACGTCGAGTTCCCGCCGGGCCTGAACGGCCCCTACCTGGCCTCGCTGGTCCAGCACGCCACCCTGCCCGTGCTGACGTACGCGCTGGCCAGCTACGGCGGCTGGGTGCTGGCGATGAAGTCCAGCGTGGCCACCGTGCTCGGCGACGACTTCATCCTGGCCGCCGAGCTGCGCGGACTGTCGCGGTGGGTGCTGTTCCGGTACGTCGCCCGCAACGCGATCCTGCCGCTGTTCACGATCCTGGCCCTGTCGCTCGGCATGCTGTTCGGCGGCGCGATCTTCATCGAGCGCATCTTCAACTACCCGGGTCTCGGCCTGCTGCTGGTCGACAGCATCGGCGCCCGCGACTACGCGCTCATGGGCGGCGCCTTCCTGGTGACCACCATCGCGGTCGTCATCGCCAACATCGCGGCCGACCTGCTGTACACCGTGATCGACCCCCGGGTACGGACGGGAGGCGCGGCATGA
- a CDS encoding ABC transporter ATP-binding protein, protein MNATRLLRRSRAESASSGSPGGTAGAHRPDPGPPPGVRVRDLTVVYKTPLGELPAVGGVSLTIAPGTITGIVGESGSGKSTLALSLLNAVQPPGRIAGGSVEVDGLGDVLRLAGDELRHARGRRLGYVFQAAQNSLNPLKTVGKQVLDLGRSHGVDDLPALVRDARGLLERMGLDGARVLDSHQHELSGGMRQRVGIMLALVLNARLAILDEPTTALDMITQATILRIVREVHKERGLTTLMITHDIGVAAEVTDRLAVMYGGRVVEHGPTMDVLGAPAHPYTQGLIRAIPRLSGDPAQARALPGRPPTLGTLPARGCVFRERCPLRMEICETTEPPRVAVEEKTVACHAVAAGREERA, encoded by the coding sequence ATGAACGCCACGCGGCTGCTGAGGCGCTCCCGCGCCGAGTCGGCCTCCAGCGGTTCCCCGGGCGGCACCGCCGGGGCCCACCGTCCCGACCCCGGCCCCCCGCCGGGCGTGCGGGTGCGCGACCTCACCGTCGTCTACAAGACCCCGCTCGGCGAGCTGCCCGCCGTCGGCGGCGTCTCGCTCACCATCGCCCCCGGCACGATCACCGGCATCGTCGGCGAGTCCGGCTCCGGCAAGTCCACGCTGGCGCTGTCGCTGCTGAACGCCGTCCAGCCGCCCGGCCGCATCGCCGGGGGCAGTGTCGAGGTGGACGGCCTCGGCGACGTGCTCCGGCTGGCCGGCGACGAGCTGCGCCACGCCCGCGGCCGGCGCCTGGGGTACGTCTTCCAGGCCGCGCAGAACTCGCTGAACCCGCTCAAGACGGTCGGCAAGCAGGTGCTCGATCTCGGCCGCTCCCACGGCGTGGACGACCTGCCCGCGCTGGTCAGGGACGCCAGGGGGCTGCTGGAGCGCATGGGCCTGGACGGCGCCCGCGTGCTGGACTCCCACCAGCACGAGCTGTCGGGCGGCATGCGCCAGCGGGTCGGCATCATGCTCGCGCTGGTGCTGAACGCCCGCCTGGCGATCCTGGACGAGCCGACCACGGCGCTGGACATGATCACCCAGGCCACGATCCTGCGCATCGTCCGCGAGGTGCACAAGGAGCGCGGGCTCACCACGCTGATGATCACCCACGACATCGGCGTGGCCGCGGAGGTCACCGACCGGCTCGCCGTGATGTACGGCGGCCGCGTGGTCGAGCACGGCCCCACCATGGACGTCCTCGGCGCCCCCGCCCACCCGTACACCCAGGGCCTGATCAGGGCCATCCCGCGCCTGTCCGGCGACCCCGCGCAGGCGAGGGCCCTGCCGGGGCGCCCGCCGACGCTCGGCACGCTGCCCGCGCGCGGGTGCGTGTTCCGGGAGCGCTGCCCGCTGCGCATGGAGATCTGCGAGACCACCGAGCCGCCGCGGGTGGCCGTGGAGGAGAAGACCGTCGCCTGCCACGCCGTGGCGGCGGGACGGGAGGAGCGCGCGTGA
- a CDS encoding ABC transporter ATP-binding protein has translation MITGTGITKTYRQRGDVLGGREVRALRGVDFAVPRGGAVSFIGESGCGKTTLGRIVAGLETYDAGEIVIDGTPMSSLRHKQRQAEFRKIQLIHQDPYSALNPNRTIHQTLQAPLALRARRTGRPSSWVDDRAEELLSLVGIDPGYVLGRYPHQLSGGMRQRVVIARALTVDPEMLVADESVSMIDVSMRLSVLALLKDLRERLGVSVLFITHDIATARYIGDSGELYVLYRGQVVERGLTESVISGPVHPYTQSLLSAIPVLHGLERPGHDRVVPTEALDERRPDTGCLFARRCPFRTEECTAEPPALVRVAGPAAEAAPHEHACYHPARRSVIPEEAA, from the coding sequence GTGATCACCGGCACCGGCATCACCAAGACCTACCGGCAGCGCGGCGACGTCCTCGGCGGACGCGAGGTGCGGGCGCTGCGCGGGGTCGACTTCGCCGTCCCCCGGGGCGGCGCGGTCTCGTTCATCGGCGAGTCCGGCTGCGGCAAGACCACGCTCGGCCGGATCGTCGCCGGGCTGGAGACCTACGACGCCGGCGAGATCGTCATCGACGGCACGCCGATGTCGTCGCTGCGGCACAAGCAGCGGCAGGCGGAGTTCCGGAAGATCCAGCTCATCCACCAGGACCCGTACTCCGCGCTCAACCCGAACCGCACCATCCACCAGACCCTGCAGGCGCCGCTGGCGCTGCGCGCCCGCCGCACCGGCCGCCCGTCCTCCTGGGTGGACGACCGGGCCGAGGAGCTGCTGTCCCTGGTCGGCATCGACCCGGGGTACGTGCTCGGCCGCTACCCGCACCAGCTCTCCGGCGGCATGCGCCAGCGCGTGGTCATCGCCCGCGCGCTGACCGTGGACCCGGAGATGCTCGTCGCCGACGAGTCGGTCTCCATGATCGACGTCTCGATGCGGCTGAGCGTGCTCGCCCTGCTCAAGGACCTGCGCGAGCGGCTCGGGGTGAGCGTGCTGTTCATCACCCACGACATCGCCACCGCGCGCTACATCGGCGACTCCGGCGAGCTGTACGTGCTGTACCGGGGGCAGGTCGTCGAGCGCGGGCTCACCGAGTCGGTGATCTCCGGGCCCGTGCACCCCTACACGCAGTCGCTGCTGTCGGCGATCCCCGTCCTGCACGGCCTCGAACGGCCGGGGCATGACCGGGTGGTGCCGACCGAGGCGCTGGACGAGCGCCGTCCCGACACCGGCTGCCTGTTCGCCCGCCGCTGCCCGTTCCGCACCGAGGAGTGCACGGCCGAGCCGCCCGCGCTGGTCCGCGTGGCCGGACCGGCGGCGGAGGCGGCGCCGCACGAGCACGCCTGCTACCACCCGGCGCGGCGCAGCGTCATCCCCGAGGAGGCCGCGTGA
- a CDS encoding ABC transporter substrate-binding protein: MKRLTAIAALAVVATATACGTTGTTSSGGIYTTIDGAKQIDASAPINPFNPQGSTFVGYDTMSLGWPKNDLMNPDLFYPGLAGSWSATPDQGEVVIHLRPNARWSDGKPVTSKDVRTSIGLAYTQGGSAYTVNAGAAGAAADVVIVDDKTVKITQGANRSNAFLRNVLSTVVVPDHVYGGLLPATFWRTLQDARGTGPAADKAKTEITGLSQKVITFSPRQDVSAGPFVLERVNPGAALLKRNPYFYDAAKIVPDKVKVLNYTGNEQIWNYLVSGKLDSAPFTAVPAAVMARIKATAGNEIRKGYSPVAASMAFNQSRKPYDNAHVRRALAYLIDRGQVTRVASPEAGTPSIATTGIHGSAAKAWLGPGLAGLNPYNVDPAKADQELRAAGMVKRKGQWGFADGKPWQVRLTVPAEFSDWVAAAKSITSQLNDHGIDASVTTSADYTLYLEELASGKLDVGFWLMALGPSPYNIYQRLYGSANGWSLLAGRLTHSPPGKDGNWMGGPEKIGGVNPGELTNRLNLATPEEQKKIVGTLARLTNEQLPVIQLYDYVNTQFVNTSRYTGWPPHDSEALRLPAGVWMQLGMIEKK, translated from the coding sequence ATGAAGCGACTCACAGCGATCGCCGCCCTCGCGGTGGTCGCCACAGCCACCGCCTGCGGCACCACGGGGACCACCTCGTCGGGAGGCATCTACACGACGATCGACGGCGCGAAGCAGATCGACGCGAGCGCGCCGATCAACCCGTTCAACCCGCAGGGCAGCACGTTCGTCGGCTACGACACGATGTCCCTGGGCTGGCCCAAGAACGACCTCATGAACCCCGACTTGTTCTACCCCGGCCTGGCCGGGAGCTGGTCGGCCACGCCCGACCAGGGCGAGGTCGTGATCCACCTGCGCCCGAACGCGCGCTGGTCGGACGGCAAGCCCGTGACCAGCAAGGACGTGCGCACCTCGATCGGCCTGGCCTATACCCAGGGCGGCAGCGCCTACACGGTGAACGCGGGCGCGGCCGGGGCCGCGGCCGACGTGGTGATCGTGGACGACAAGACCGTCAAGATCACCCAGGGGGCCAACCGCAGCAACGCCTTCCTCAGGAACGTGCTCTCCACGGTGGTCGTGCCCGACCACGTGTACGGCGGGCTGCTGCCCGCGACCTTCTGGCGCACGCTCCAGGACGCCCGGGGCACGGGCCCGGCCGCGGACAAGGCCAAGACCGAGATCACCGGTCTGTCGCAGAAGGTCATCACCTTCTCGCCGCGCCAGGACGTCTCGGCGGGCCCCTTCGTGCTGGAGCGCGTGAACCCCGGCGCCGCGCTGCTGAAGCGCAACCCGTACTTCTACGACGCCGCCAAGATCGTGCCCGACAAGGTGAAGGTGCTCAACTACACGGGCAACGAGCAGATCTGGAACTACCTGGTCTCCGGCAAGCTCGACAGCGCCCCCTTCACCGCCGTCCCCGCCGCCGTCATGGCGCGGATCAAGGCGACCGCGGGCAACGAGATCCGCAAGGGTTACTCCCCGGTGGCGGCGTCGATGGCGTTCAACCAGTCCCGCAAGCCGTACGACAACGCGCACGTGCGCCGCGCGCTGGCCTACCTGATCGACCGCGGCCAGGTGACCAGGGTGGCCTCGCCCGAGGCGGGCACGCCGTCCATCGCCACCACCGGCATCCACGGCAGCGCCGCCAAGGCGTGGCTCGGCCCGGGACTCGCCGGGCTGAACCCGTACAACGTGGACCCGGCCAAGGCGGACCAGGAGCTGAGGGCGGCCGGCATGGTCAAGCGCAAGGGCCAGTGGGGCTTCGCGGACGGCAAGCCGTGGCAGGTGCGCCTGACGGTGCCCGCCGAGTTCTCCGACTGGGTGGCCGCGGCCAAGTCGATCACCAGCCAGCTCAACGACCACGGCATCGACGCGAGCGTGACGACATCCGCCGACTACACGCTCTACCTGGAGGAGCTGGCCTCGGGCAAGCTCGACGTCGGTTTCTGGCTGATGGCGCTCGGCCCGTCGCCGTACAACATCTACCAGCGCCTCTACGGCTCGGCCAACGGCTGGTCCCTGCTCGCGGGCCGGCTGACCCACTCGCCGCCCGGCAAGGACGGCAACTGGATGGGCGGCCCGGAGAAGATCGGCGGGGTGAACCCCGGCGAGCTGACCAACCGCCTGAACCTGGCGACCCCCGAGGAGCAGAAGAAGATCGTCGGCACGCTCGCGAGGCTGACGAACGAGCAGCTCCCCGTCATCCAGCTCTACGACTACGTCAACACCCAGTTCGTCAACACGTCCCGCTACACCGGCTGGCCTCCCCACGACAGCGAGGCGCTGCGCCTTCCCGCGGGCGTGTGGATGCAGCTCGGCATGATCGAGAAGAAGTAG
- a CDS encoding SAM-dependent methyltransferase, producing the protein MGEVRAPAGVDPYTPSVARMYDYYLGGKDNFASDREAAEKIIEILPNLRDIARENREFLIRAVTYLSRQGIRQFLDIGAGLPTQRNVHQVAQELVPESRVVYVDNDPIVMSHARALLAENDRVIAVDADMRDPEALLARPEIRAHLDFTRPVAILLLGVLHFVPDDEEAARIVATLKTALGPGGHLVISHGSIGELSDEQQSAGERVFSRTAVPGTRSRSPEQVRAFFDGLEPVEPGVVPLQDWRPDTDVPLARPGEAGAVGGVARMA; encoded by the coding sequence GTGGGCGAGGTCAGGGCGCCGGCGGGAGTCGATCCGTACACACCGAGTGTCGCGCGGATGTACGACTACTATCTCGGCGGCAAGGACAACTTCGCGTCCGATCGCGAGGCGGCCGAGAAGATCATTGAGATCCTGCCCAACCTGCGTGACATCGCCCGGGAGAACCGCGAGTTCCTGATCCGCGCGGTCACCTACCTCAGCCGTCAGGGCATCCGGCAGTTCCTGGACATCGGCGCGGGGCTGCCGACGCAGCGGAACGTGCACCAGGTCGCCCAGGAGCTCGTCCCCGAGTCCCGCGTCGTCTACGTCGACAACGACCCGATCGTCATGTCCCACGCCCGGGCGCTGCTCGCCGAGAACGACCGGGTGATCGCCGTGGACGCCGACATGCGCGACCCCGAGGCCCTGCTGGCCCGCCCGGAGATCCGGGCTCACCTCGACTTCACCAGGCCCGTGGCGATCCTGCTGCTCGGCGTGCTGCACTTCGTCCCGGACGACGAGGAGGCCGCGCGGATCGTCGCGACCCTGAAGACCGCGCTCGGGCCGGGCGGCCATCTGGTGATCTCGCACGGCTCGATCGGCGAGCTGAGCGACGAGCAGCAGTCGGCGGGCGAGCGGGTGTTCAGCCGCACGGCGGTGCCGGGGACCAGATCCCGCTCGCCGGAACAGGTGCGCGCGTTCTTCGACGGCCTGGAGCCGGTGGAGCCCGGCGTCGTCCCGCTGCAGGACTGGCGCCCCGACACCGATGTCCCTCTGGCCAGGCCCGGCGAGGCGGGCGCCGTGGGCGGCGTCGCCCGCATGGCCTGA
- a CDS encoding ABC transporter permease — protein sequence MTVTAILPDGQGGGSARATLRRNFWRGVARVLRRKPSRIAGVVIIALFALMALVGPLLYPAHLPRDDDALYAPPSLAHPFGTDFEGTDVLALVVTGSRYVILTGLATALITVAVGTALGLLAGFHRGRWDTVLMRVTDLQLTIPGLPLLLVLSTVWKFEGPLEMGLVLGLLGWGGIARAVRSQTLSLRERGFIEAARGLGLSTPHVIVRELLPGMAPYIAMNMLIAVTGAIYAQVGLFFLGVLPFDSNNWGVMLNLAVFGGGALTSAAALPYLLAPLLAILLLTLGIVLVVDAMDEIFNPRLREE from the coding sequence ATGACCGTGACGGCGATACTCCCCGACGGCCAGGGCGGCGGGAGCGCCCGCGCCACGCTGCGCCGCAACTTCTGGCGGGGCGTGGCCCGCGTGCTGCGCCGCAAGCCGAGCCGGATCGCCGGGGTGGTGATCATCGCGCTGTTCGCGCTGATGGCCCTGGTGGGGCCCCTGCTGTACCCGGCCCACCTGCCGCGCGACGACGACGCCCTGTACGCGCCGCCGAGCCTGGCCCACCCGTTCGGCACCGACTTCGAGGGCACCGACGTGCTCGCGCTGGTCGTCACCGGCTCCCGGTACGTCATCCTCACCGGCCTCGCCACGGCGCTGATCACGGTCGCGGTCGGCACGGCGCTCGGCCTGCTCGCCGGGTTCCACCGGGGCCGCTGGGACACGGTGCTGATGCGCGTCACCGACCTGCAGCTCACCATCCCCGGCCTGCCGCTGCTGCTCGTGCTGTCCACGGTGTGGAAGTTCGAGGGCCCGCTGGAGATGGGCCTCGTGCTCGGGCTGCTCGGCTGGGGCGGCATCGCGCGGGCGGTGCGCTCGCAGACGCTCTCCCTGCGCGAGCGCGGCTTCATCGAGGCCGCGCGGGGGCTCGGCCTGTCCACCCCGCACGTCATCGTGCGCGAGCTGCTGCCCGGCATGGCGCCGTACATCGCGATGAACATGCTCATCGCCGTGACCGGCGCCATCTACGCCCAGGTCGGCCTGTTCTTCCTCGGCGTCCTGCCGTTCGACTCCAACAACTGGGGCGTGATGCTCAACCTCGCCGTCTTCGGCGGCGGCGCCCTGACCAGCGCGGCGGCGCTGCCGTACCTGCTGGCGCCGCTGCTGGCCATCCTGCTGCTGACGCTCGGCATCGTGCTCGTCGTCGACGCGATGGACGAGATCTTCAACCCACGGCTGCGTGAGGAGTGA